The following proteins are encoded in a genomic region of Micrococcaceae bacterium Sec5.8:
- the era gene encoding GTPase Era: MSKQNKSDDGGAAHGGYRAGFAVLVGRPNAGKSTLTNALVGQKVAITSAKPQTTRHTIRGIVHREDAQLILVDTPGLHRPRTLLGKRLNELVADTLAEVDAIGFCLPANEKIGPGDKFIAAQLAAIGNKPVIAIVTKADTVDRQALTEQLLAVAALGRDVLGEESWKDIVPVSATDGFQVETLADVLIGQMPASPPLYPDGHLTDEPEAVMIAELIREAALEGVRDELPHSLAVVVDEIVPREGRPEDKPFLDVRVNLYVERPSQKAIIIGKGGARLREVGTNARKAIEALLGARIYLDLHVKVAKDWQRDPKQLVKLGF; this comes from the coding sequence GTGAGCAAGCAGAATAAGTCCGACGACGGCGGCGCAGCCCACGGTGGCTACCGCGCCGGCTTTGCGGTGCTGGTCGGCCGGCCCAATGCGGGCAAGTCGACCCTCACGAATGCCCTGGTCGGCCAGAAAGTCGCGATCACCTCGGCCAAGCCGCAGACGACGCGCCACACCATCCGCGGCATCGTGCACCGGGAGGACGCCCAGTTGATTCTGGTGGATACCCCGGGCCTGCACCGCCCGCGGACCCTGCTGGGAAAACGGCTCAACGAACTCGTCGCCGACACCCTCGCCGAGGTTGACGCAATCGGGTTCTGCCTGCCCGCCAACGAAAAGATCGGTCCGGGTGACAAGTTCATCGCCGCCCAGCTTGCCGCCATTGGAAACAAACCGGTGATCGCTATCGTCACCAAAGCCGACACGGTGGACCGCCAGGCGCTCACTGAACAGCTGCTGGCCGTCGCCGCCTTGGGCCGCGACGTCCTCGGTGAGGAGAGCTGGAAGGATATCGTGCCCGTGTCCGCCACCGACGGCTTCCAGGTCGAGACCCTGGCCGACGTCCTGATCGGCCAGATGCCGGCGTCCCCGCCGCTGTATCCGGACGGACATCTCACGGACGAACCGGAAGCGGTGATGATTGCCGAGCTCATCCGTGAGGCAGCCCTCGAAGGTGTCCGTGATGAGCTTCCGCACTCCCTCGCTGTCGTGGTCGATGAGATTGTTCCGCGCGAAGGCCGGCCCGAGGACAAGCCATTTCTGGATGTGCGGGTCAATCTTTACGTGGAGCGGCCCTCGCAGAAGGCCATCATCATCGGCAAGGGCGGGGCACGATTGCGCGAAGTCGGCACCAACGCCCGGAAAGCAATCGAAGCGCTGCTGGGTGCCCGCATCTACTTGGACCTGCACGTGAAAGTCGCCAAGGACTGGCAGCGTGACCCGAAACAGCTCGTAAAGCTCGGTTTTTAG
- a CDS encoding hemolysin family protein translates to MTPLIVAGMALVFLSFAAFLTAAESAFNYLSRHDAEAAILHSRGNALKRIMAQPVAHMRALRFWRIWFDMASAVAVTVLLNSLLDNVWLSGLIATGVMALLGFVIVGVSPRQLGRVHSAGLVRFSAPLIRWLCWVLGPIPGWLVTVGSAVAPGAPADNEAFFSEEEFRELVDRATESDVIEDNEAELIQSVFDFGDTLVRSVMVPRTDILSIDSGSSLHRAMSLFLRSGYSRVPVIGENTDQVLGIVYLKDVAAVLHNLRPGQAPPVVDELAREVRYVPDSKAVSELLRELQKESTHVAIVIDEYGGTAGLVTLEDLIEEIVGEIVDEYDTESAEAVELGDGSYRVSARMSVEDLGELFDLELDDDEVDTVGGLLAKALGRVPIVGSTVEVHGLSLRADRLEGRRNRVSHIIASAVPKEETDLEDLLDEAAPIQQGVSREQAE, encoded by the coding sequence GTGACGCCACTGATCGTCGCCGGCATGGCGCTGGTGTTCCTGAGTTTTGCGGCGTTCCTGACCGCAGCCGAATCCGCCTTCAATTACCTTTCCCGGCACGACGCCGAGGCGGCGATTCTGCACAGCCGCGGCAACGCCCTTAAACGGATTATGGCCCAGCCCGTGGCGCACATGCGCGCCCTGCGCTTCTGGCGCATCTGGTTCGACATGGCCTCCGCGGTTGCCGTCACCGTGCTCTTGAACAGCCTGCTCGATAATGTCTGGCTTTCCGGGCTGATTGCCACCGGCGTCATGGCACTGCTGGGATTCGTCATTGTGGGCGTGTCCCCGCGGCAGCTGGGCCGGGTGCATTCGGCCGGCCTGGTCCGGTTCAGCGCCCCGCTGATCCGCTGGCTGTGCTGGGTGCTGGGCCCGATTCCCGGCTGGCTCGTCACCGTTGGCAGTGCCGTGGCCCCCGGCGCCCCGGCAGACAATGAGGCGTTCTTCAGCGAAGAGGAATTCCGTGAACTGGTGGACCGTGCCACGGAGTCCGACGTGATCGAGGACAACGAGGCAGAGCTTATCCAGTCGGTGTTTGATTTTGGCGATACGCTGGTCCGCTCCGTCATGGTGCCGCGCACCGACATCCTCAGCATCGACTCCGGTTCAAGCCTGCACCGGGCCATGTCGCTGTTCCTGCGCTCGGGGTATTCGAGGGTCCCCGTGATCGGCGAGAACACCGACCAGGTGCTGGGCATCGTATACCTCAAGGACGTCGCCGCGGTCCTCCACAACCTCCGTCCCGGGCAGGCGCCCCCGGTCGTTGACGAGCTCGCCCGCGAGGTGCGCTACGTGCCCGACTCCAAGGCCGTCAGTGAGCTGTTGCGCGAACTGCAGAAGGAATCGACGCACGTGGCAATCGTGATCGACGAGTACGGCGGCACCGCCGGCCTCGTCACACTGGAGGACCTCATCGAAGAAATCGTGGGTGAGATCGTAGATGAATACGACACCGAGAGCGCGGAGGCGGTGGAACTCGGCGACGGCAGTTACCGGGTCAGTGCCCGGATGAGCGTTGAGGATCTCGGCGAACTGTTCGACCTTGAACTTGACGACGACGAAGTGGACACTGTGGGCGGCCTGCTCGCCAAGGCCCTTGGGCGGGTCCCGATCGTCGGCAGCACCGTAGAGGTCCACGGGTTGTCCCTCCGCGCCGACCGGCTCGAAGGCCGGCGCAACCGCGTCAGCCACATCATTGCGTCGGCAGTGCCGAAAGAAGAAACTGACCTTGAAGACCTTCTCGACGAGGCCGCACCAATCCAACAGGGAGTCTCACGTGAGCAAGCAGAATAA
- the ybeY gene encoding rRNA maturation RNase YbeY, with protein sequence MSIEVNNESGIALDEAELVQLSRFIFERLFIHPQAELSILLVDEPAMEKLHIELMDEPGSTDVLSVPMDELTPGTPGKPTPQGMLGDIAICPQVAQVQAMNAGHSTQDEMLLLTTHGILHLLGFDHAELEEKEEMFGLQRELLSAFTGKDAPSETIQ encoded by the coding sequence GTGAGCATTGAGGTCAACAACGAATCAGGCATTGCCCTCGACGAGGCGGAGTTGGTGCAGCTGTCCCGGTTCATTTTCGAACGGCTCTTCATCCACCCGCAGGCGGAGCTGTCGATCCTGCTCGTGGATGAGCCGGCCATGGAGAAGCTGCACATCGAACTGATGGACGAGCCAGGTTCCACGGACGTGCTCTCGGTGCCCATGGACGAGCTGACGCCCGGCACCCCCGGCAAGCCGACCCCGCAGGGCATGCTCGGCGACATCGCCATCTGCCCCCAGGTTGCGCAGGTCCAGGCGATGAACGCCGGCCACTCGACCCAGGATGAAATGCTGCTGCTCACCACGCACGGCATCCTGCACCTGCTCGGTTTCGACCACGCAGAGCTGGAGGAGAAGGAAGAGATGTTCGGGCTGCAGCGCGAACTTCTCTCCGCCTTCACCGGCAAAGACGCCCCGTCAGAGACGATTCAGTGA
- a CDS encoding PhoH family protein, with translation MTEAANGKARISAGARTAGEFPHTLPGLRTEVVLFDSSDQMVQSLGSHDEALRFIETQYPAVDFHVRGNELAISGPAADVPRIMRLLNEVRGLVARGTVITPAVLQQLVSMLRSQSLQNPVEVLTHNILSSRGKTIRPKTLNQKNYVDAIDDNTVIFGIGPAGTGKTYLAMAKAVQALQQKEVSRIILTRPAVEAGERLGFLPGTLSDKIDPYLRPLYDALHEMMDPESIPRLIAAGTIEVAPLAYMRGRTLNDAFIILDEAQNTTPEQMKMFLTRLGFGSKMVVTGDVTQVDLPFGTRSGLRIVEDILTGIDDVNFTVLDASDVVRHRLVGDIVNAYSVWDEIQRNRVKHSVARDKRGERP, from the coding sequence ATGACTGAAGCAGCGAACGGCAAGGCCCGGATCAGCGCGGGAGCGCGCACCGCAGGTGAATTTCCCCACACCCTTCCAGGGCTGCGTACGGAGGTAGTCCTGTTCGACAGTTCCGATCAGATGGTCCAGTCGCTCGGCAGCCATGACGAGGCCCTTCGCTTCATCGAAACCCAGTACCCGGCTGTGGACTTCCATGTCCGCGGCAACGAACTTGCCATCAGCGGGCCCGCGGCGGACGTGCCGCGCATCATGCGCCTGCTCAACGAAGTCCGCGGCCTCGTTGCCCGGGGGACCGTCATCACCCCGGCGGTTTTGCAGCAGCTCGTGTCGATGCTGCGCAGCCAATCACTGCAGAACCCGGTCGAGGTCCTGACCCACAACATTCTTTCCAGCCGCGGCAAAACCATCCGGCCCAAGACGCTGAACCAGAAGAACTACGTGGACGCGATCGATGACAACACCGTAATCTTCGGCATCGGCCCGGCCGGCACCGGCAAGACCTACCTGGCGATGGCCAAGGCGGTCCAGGCGCTGCAGCAAAAGGAAGTCTCCCGGATCATCCTGACCCGTCCCGCCGTCGAAGCGGGGGAGCGGCTGGGATTCCTGCCCGGCACGCTCAGCGACAAGATCGACCCCTACCTGCGCCCGCTCTATGACGCCCTGCACGAAATGATGGACCCAGAATCCATCCCGCGGCTCATCGCTGCCGGCACCATTGAAGTCGCCCCGCTGGCCTACATGCGCGGCCGCACGCTCAACGACGCCTTCATCATCCTGGATGAGGCGCAAAACACCACGCCGGAGCAGATGAAGATGTTCCTCACCCGGCTCGGCTTCGGCTCCAAGATGGTGGTCACCGGTGACGTCACGCAGGTGGACCTGCCCTTCGGGACACGCTCCGGTCTTCGGATCGTGGAGGACATCCTGACAGGCATCGACGACGTCAACTTCACCGTGCTGGACGCCTCCGACGTCGTCCGGCACCGACTGGTGGGAGACATCGTCAACGCATACAGCGTGTGGGATGAGATCCAGCGGAACCGGGTCAAGCATTCCGTGGCCCGCGACAAGCGGGGTGAGCGCCCGTGA
- a CDS encoding ATP-binding protein — MSHQLRIGTIGGTRTPAELDARRFNRHTFWCGQSGSGKTYALGVLLEQLLLQTRLPLLILDPNADFVRLGELKEPLPEGPGAFGDVRVLRATATGADHVRVRFLDQTLASRAAVLGLDPVLDRDEYNVLVHLENELSVTARSDLVGALRAKDSTASRDLATRIENLGVLEWDLWAWGGRSAEDVIDERPRATVLDLGGFRFPAEPQVAALSVLDHLWEKREERRPLLVVINEAHNVCASAPVTPVQRALTERVTQIAAEGRKFGLWLLISTQRPSKLPVNVLSQCDNLVLLKMASPRDLSELASVFGFVPPGLLDQALHFRKGQALVAGGFIATPSVVLVGSRLTHEGGADVAVPL, encoded by the coding sequence ATGTCCCATCAGTTGAGAATCGGCACGATCGGGGGCACCCGCACGCCCGCGGAGCTCGATGCCCGGCGGTTTAACCGCCACACGTTCTGGTGCGGGCAAAGCGGTTCGGGCAAGACCTATGCGCTGGGGGTCCTCCTCGAACAGTTGCTCCTCCAGACCCGTTTGCCGCTCCTCATCCTGGACCCGAACGCGGATTTCGTCCGGTTGGGAGAACTCAAAGAGCCACTGCCCGAGGGTCCGGGCGCATTTGGTGACGTGCGCGTACTGCGCGCCACCGCCACCGGAGCGGATCACGTCCGCGTCCGGTTCCTGGACCAGACGCTGGCGTCGCGGGCTGCTGTCCTCGGTCTCGACCCGGTCTTGGACCGGGATGAGTACAACGTCCTTGTCCATCTCGAGAACGAACTGAGCGTGACGGCCCGAAGCGACCTTGTCGGCGCGCTGCGGGCGAAGGACTCCACAGCCAGCAGGGATCTGGCCACGCGGATCGAGAATCTCGGCGTGCTGGAGTGGGACCTCTGGGCCTGGGGCGGCCGTTCTGCCGAGGATGTGATTGATGAACGGCCACGGGCTACCGTCCTTGACCTCGGCGGGTTCCGCTTTCCGGCGGAACCGCAGGTTGCGGCCCTCAGCGTGCTCGATCACCTGTGGGAAAAGCGCGAGGAGCGCCGCCCGCTTCTTGTGGTGATCAACGAAGCCCACAACGTCTGCGCCTCGGCCCCTGTCACACCGGTTCAACGGGCGCTCACCGAACGGGTCACCCAAATCGCGGCGGAGGGACGCAAATTCGGACTGTGGCTTCTTATCTCGACGCAGCGGCCGTCCAAACTGCCCGTGAACGTCCTGAGCCAGTGCGACAACCTGGTTCTCCTGAAAATGGCGTCGCCCCGCGATCTCAGCGAACTGGCCTCTGTCTTCGGTTTCGTCCCGCCCGGGTTACTGGACCAGGCCCTCCATTTCAGGAAAGGTCAGGCCCTGGTTGCCGGCGGCTTCATCGCCACGCCCTCAGTGGTGCTCGTGGGCTCCCGTCTCACGCATGAAGGCGGGGCGGATGTTGCGGTACCGCTGTGA